The proteins below come from a single Mytilus edulis chromosome 5, xbMytEdul2.2, whole genome shotgun sequence genomic window:
- the LOC139525351 gene encoding protein phosphatase 1 regulatory subunit 16A-like isoform X7, producing the protein MSDHNDLVLEIAMVEKMSTQERLKHAKKRRSQQLKKFANYEKQVDKEFAKKVKKGTGKKRRPRVKFRGNIMLLESAARGDIEDVRKLLNQGVNPDVTNEDGLTALHQACIDDNEEMLKLLLEYGANVNARDSELWTPLHAAATCGHSHLCKHLISKGAELLAVNADGNMPYDICEDEVTLDYIETEMAKIGITQEEIDERRLIPERNMLNDVSRLAKTGGPLDERGTDGATLLHIAAANGYMQVAEFLLDHHVSVDKRDSDSYQPIHAAAFWCQQDVLELLVKNGADIDAKTRNGETPFDLCEDPEMKQKILDLKDDLENKKASRSSGSTKRGTKHQTSRSSGSSNASIRRTSMRGEKSQLFMKEAKEEAMHFGWGKNDLDEEDKENSHSTNIDDVELIIDDEIDKNRHRNEHHEERHHEEKRQQQEKPTIIRQEIKREDSERSSRSGGGNDISRRTSFNKRNQKPDIPQNRDQSIPDKPYELNHDDSRRSQNYDHENSSTNLPNVNSGSSSSLTSNRYPSGTPSLNLSELKKHRSDSRSRENSVTAVDSAVQDMFLSSLNNRNKYSSSPSQSKDQHQHSKNNGHNNNTPYYPNESMKKFKAPGGAPVVGGEEKDGCCSIL; encoded by the exons ATGTCGGACCACAACGATTTAGTTTTGGAAATTGCAATGGTGGAGAAAATGAGTACGCAGGAGCGACTCAAACATGCAAAGAAAAGACGAAGTCAGCAACTGAAAAAGTTTGCAAATTATGAAAAACAGGTTGATAAAGAATTTgctaaaaaggttaaaaaaggAACAGGAAAAAAACGTCGTCCTCGAGTGAAGTTTCGTGGAAATATTATGCTGTTAGAATCAGCAGCAAGAGGAGACATTGAAGATG TACGAAAATTACTAAATCAGGGTGTTAATCCAGATGTCACTAACGAAGATGGTTTAACTGCTCTTCATCAG gCTTGTATTGATGACAATGAAGAAATGTTAAAACTTTTACTGGAATATGGTGCCAATGTTAATGCCAGGGACAGTGAACTTTGGACCCCTCTCCACGCTGCTGCTACATGTGGACATTCCCACCTCTGTAAACATCTCATCTCTAA GGGAGCAGAACTTTTAGCTGTGAATGCTGATGGTAACATGCCATATGATATCTGTGAAGATGAGGTAACTCTGGACTATATAGAAACAGAGATGGCCAAAATTG GAATCACTCAGGAAGAAATAGATGAGAGAAGGTTGATACCAGAGAGAAATATGTTAAATGATGTGTCTCGGTTAGCCAAGACAGGTGGGCCCCTGGATGAGAGGGGCACTGATGGTGCTACTTTA ctTCATATAGCAGCTGCTAATGGTTACATGCAGGTGGCCGAGTTTTTACTTGACCATCATGTTTCTGTTGATAAAAGAGACAGCGATTCCTATCAGCCAATCCATGCAGCAGCTTTCTGGTGCCAG caAGATGTTTTGGAACTATTAGTTAAAAATGGTGCGGACATTGATGCCAAAACACGAAATGGAGAAACACCTTTTG aTTTGTGTGAAGATCCTGAAATGAAACAGAAGATTTTAGACTTAAAAGATGACCTAGAAAATAAGAAGGCCAGTCGTTCATCTGGTAGTACCAAACGTGGTACAAAACATCAAACCTCACGATC GAGTGGGTCTTCTAA tGCCTCTATCAGAAGGACTAGTATGAGAGGAGAGAAGAGTCAGCTGTTTATGAAGGAAGCAAAAGAAGAAGCAATGCATTTTGGTTGGGGGAAAAATGATTTGGAT GAGGAGGATAAAGAGAATTCACATAGCACAAATATTGATGATGTTGAGTTGATTATTGATGACGAAATTGACAAAAATCGTCATAGGAATGAACATCATGAAGAAAGACATCATGAAGAAAAACGTCAACAACAAGAAAAACCGACCATCATACGACAGGAAATCAAGAGGGAAGACAGTGAACGGAGCTCACGGAGTGGTGGAGGAAATGACATCTCTCGACGGACCTCCTTTAACAAAAGAAATCAAAAACCTGACATTCCACAGAACAGGGACCAGTCCATCCCAGACAAACCTTACGAACTCAATCATGATGATTCTCGTCGGTCTCAGAACTACGATCATGAAAATTCATCAACAAACTTACCAAATGTAAACTCTGGTTCATCTTCCTCACTTACATCTAATAGATACCCTTCAGGGACCCCATCATTGAATTTATCAGAACTGAAAAAACATAGGTCTGATAGTCGAAGCCGAGAGAATAGTGTGACGGCTGTCGACAGTGCTGTACAAGACATGTTCTTAAGTTCTCTTAACAACAGAAATAAATACAGCTCATCACCTTCACAAAGTAAAGATCAACATCAACATTCCAAAAACAATGGACATAATAATAATACGCCATACTATCCTAATGAAAGTATGAAGAAATTCAAAGCTCCTGGAGGTGCTCCTGTAGTAGGAGGAGAAGAGAAAGATGGATGTTGTAGTATCCTGTGA
- the LOC139525351 gene encoding protein phosphatase 1 regulatory subunit 16A-like isoform X1, which yields MSDHNDLVLEIAMVEKMSTQERLKHAKKRRSQQLKKFANYEKQVDKEFAKKVKKGTGKKRRPRVKFRGNIMLLESAARGDIEDVRKLLNQGVNPDVTNEDGLTALHQACIDDNEEMLKLLLEYGANVNARDSELWTPLHAAATCGHSHLCKHLISKGAELLAVNADGNMPYDICEDEVTLDYIETEMAKIGITQEEIDERRLIPERNMLNDVSRLAKTGGPLDERGTDGATLLHIAAANGYMQVAEFLLDHHVSVDKRDSDSYQPIHAAAFWCQQDVLELLVKNGADIDAKTRNGETPFDLCEDPEMKQKILDLKDDLENKKASRSSGSTKRGTKHQTSRSSGSSNLGSSSTMYSSTSSLNEPRSHGLHHRHSSDHSHSASIRRTSMRGEKSQLFMKEAKEEAMHFGWGKNDLDEEDKENSHSTNIDDVELIIDDEIDKNRHRNEHHEERHHEEKRQQQEKPTIIRQEIKREDSERSSRSGGGNDISRRTSFNKRNQKPDIPQNRDQSIPDKPYELNHDDSRRSQNYDHENSSTNLPNVNSGSSSSLTSNRYPSGTPSLNLSELKKHRSDSRSRENSVTAVDSAVQDMFLSSLNNRNKYSSSPSQSKDQHQHSKNNGHNNNTPYYPNESMKKFKAPGGAPVVGGEEKDGCCSIL from the exons ATGTCGGACCACAACGATTTAGTTTTGGAAATTGCAATGGTGGAGAAAATGAGTACGCAGGAGCGACTCAAACATGCAAAGAAAAGACGAAGTCAGCAACTGAAAAAGTTTGCAAATTATGAAAAACAGGTTGATAAAGAATTTgctaaaaaggttaaaaaaggAACAGGAAAAAAACGTCGTCCTCGAGTGAAGTTTCGTGGAAATATTATGCTGTTAGAATCAGCAGCAAGAGGAGACATTGAAGATG TACGAAAATTACTAAATCAGGGTGTTAATCCAGATGTCACTAACGAAGATGGTTTAACTGCTCTTCATCAG gCTTGTATTGATGACAATGAAGAAATGTTAAAACTTTTACTGGAATATGGTGCCAATGTTAATGCCAGGGACAGTGAACTTTGGACCCCTCTCCACGCTGCTGCTACATGTGGACATTCCCACCTCTGTAAACATCTCATCTCTAA GGGAGCAGAACTTTTAGCTGTGAATGCTGATGGTAACATGCCATATGATATCTGTGAAGATGAGGTAACTCTGGACTATATAGAAACAGAGATGGCCAAAATTG GAATCACTCAGGAAGAAATAGATGAGAGAAGGTTGATACCAGAGAGAAATATGTTAAATGATGTGTCTCGGTTAGCCAAGACAGGTGGGCCCCTGGATGAGAGGGGCACTGATGGTGCTACTTTA ctTCATATAGCAGCTGCTAATGGTTACATGCAGGTGGCCGAGTTTTTACTTGACCATCATGTTTCTGTTGATAAAAGAGACAGCGATTCCTATCAGCCAATCCATGCAGCAGCTTTCTGGTGCCAG caAGATGTTTTGGAACTATTAGTTAAAAATGGTGCGGACATTGATGCCAAAACACGAAATGGAGAAACACCTTTTG aTTTGTGTGAAGATCCTGAAATGAAACAGAAGATTTTAGACTTAAAAGATGACCTAGAAAATAAGAAGGCCAGTCGTTCATCTGGTAGTACCAAACGTGGTACAAAACATCAAACCTCACGATC GAGTGGGTCTTCTAA CCTAGGTAGTTCGAGCACGATGTATAGCTCCACTAGTTCATTGAACGAGCCTCGGTCTCACGGTCTCCATCACAG GCATTCTTCGGATCATTCCCATAG tGCCTCTATCAGAAGGACTAGTATGAGAGGAGAGAAGAGTCAGCTGTTTATGAAGGAAGCAAAAGAAGAAGCAATGCATTTTGGTTGGGGGAAAAATGATTTGGAT GAGGAGGATAAAGAGAATTCACATAGCACAAATATTGATGATGTTGAGTTGATTATTGATGACGAAATTGACAAAAATCGTCATAGGAATGAACATCATGAAGAAAGACATCATGAAGAAAAACGTCAACAACAAGAAAAACCGACCATCATACGACAGGAAATCAAGAGGGAAGACAGTGAACGGAGCTCACGGAGTGGTGGAGGAAATGACATCTCTCGACGGACCTCCTTTAACAAAAGAAATCAAAAACCTGACATTCCACAGAACAGGGACCAGTCCATCCCAGACAAACCTTACGAACTCAATCATGATGATTCTCGTCGGTCTCAGAACTACGATCATGAAAATTCATCAACAAACTTACCAAATGTAAACTCTGGTTCATCTTCCTCACTTACATCTAATAGATACCCTTCAGGGACCCCATCATTGAATTTATCAGAACTGAAAAAACATAGGTCTGATAGTCGAAGCCGAGAGAATAGTGTGACGGCTGTCGACAGTGCTGTACAAGACATGTTCTTAAGTTCTCTTAACAACAGAAATAAATACAGCTCATCACCTTCACAAAGTAAAGATCAACATCAACATTCCAAAAACAATGGACATAATAATAATACGCCATACTATCCTAATGAAAGTATGAAGAAATTCAAAGCTCCTGGAGGTGCTCCTGTAGTAGGAGGAGAAGAGAAAGATGGATGTTGTAGTATCCTGTGA
- the LOC139525351 gene encoding protein phosphatase 1 regulatory subunit 16A-like isoform X2: MSDHNDLVLEIAMVEKMSTQERLKHAKKRRSQQLKKFANYEKQVDKEFAKKVKKGTGKKRRPRVKFRGNIMLLESAARGDIEDVRKLLNQGVNPDVTNEDGLTALHQACIDDNEEMLKLLLEYGANVNARDSELWTPLHAAATCGHSHLCKHLISKGAELLAVNADGNMPYDICEDEVTLDYIETEMAKIGITQEEIDERRLIPERNMLNDVSRLAKTGGPLDERGTDGATLLHIAAANGYMQVAEFLLDHHVSVDKRDSDSYQPIHAAAFWCQQDVLELLVKNGADIDAKTRNGETPFDLCEDPEMKQKILDLKDDLENKKASRSSGSTKRGTKHQTSRSLGSSSTMYSSTSSLNEPRSHGLHHRHSSDHSHSASIRRTSMRGEKSQLFMKEAKEEAMHFGWGKNDLDEEDKENSHSTNIDDVELIIDDEIDKNRHRNEHHEERHHEEKRQQQEKPTIIRQEIKREDSERSSRSGGGNDISRRTSFNKRNQKPDIPQNRDQSIPDKPYELNHDDSRRSQNYDHENSSTNLPNVNSGSSSSLTSNRYPSGTPSLNLSELKKHRSDSRSRENSVTAVDSAVQDMFLSSLNNRNKYSSSPSQSKDQHQHSKNNGHNNNTPYYPNESMKKFKAPGGAPVVGGEEKDGCCSIL, translated from the exons ATGTCGGACCACAACGATTTAGTTTTGGAAATTGCAATGGTGGAGAAAATGAGTACGCAGGAGCGACTCAAACATGCAAAGAAAAGACGAAGTCAGCAACTGAAAAAGTTTGCAAATTATGAAAAACAGGTTGATAAAGAATTTgctaaaaaggttaaaaaaggAACAGGAAAAAAACGTCGTCCTCGAGTGAAGTTTCGTGGAAATATTATGCTGTTAGAATCAGCAGCAAGAGGAGACATTGAAGATG TACGAAAATTACTAAATCAGGGTGTTAATCCAGATGTCACTAACGAAGATGGTTTAACTGCTCTTCATCAG gCTTGTATTGATGACAATGAAGAAATGTTAAAACTTTTACTGGAATATGGTGCCAATGTTAATGCCAGGGACAGTGAACTTTGGACCCCTCTCCACGCTGCTGCTACATGTGGACATTCCCACCTCTGTAAACATCTCATCTCTAA GGGAGCAGAACTTTTAGCTGTGAATGCTGATGGTAACATGCCATATGATATCTGTGAAGATGAGGTAACTCTGGACTATATAGAAACAGAGATGGCCAAAATTG GAATCACTCAGGAAGAAATAGATGAGAGAAGGTTGATACCAGAGAGAAATATGTTAAATGATGTGTCTCGGTTAGCCAAGACAGGTGGGCCCCTGGATGAGAGGGGCACTGATGGTGCTACTTTA ctTCATATAGCAGCTGCTAATGGTTACATGCAGGTGGCCGAGTTTTTACTTGACCATCATGTTTCTGTTGATAAAAGAGACAGCGATTCCTATCAGCCAATCCATGCAGCAGCTTTCTGGTGCCAG caAGATGTTTTGGAACTATTAGTTAAAAATGGTGCGGACATTGATGCCAAAACACGAAATGGAGAAACACCTTTTG aTTTGTGTGAAGATCCTGAAATGAAACAGAAGATTTTAGACTTAAAAGATGACCTAGAAAATAAGAAGGCCAGTCGTTCATCTGGTAGTACCAAACGTGGTACAAAACATCAAACCTCACGATC CCTAGGTAGTTCGAGCACGATGTATAGCTCCACTAGTTCATTGAACGAGCCTCGGTCTCACGGTCTCCATCACAG GCATTCTTCGGATCATTCCCATAG tGCCTCTATCAGAAGGACTAGTATGAGAGGAGAGAAGAGTCAGCTGTTTATGAAGGAAGCAAAAGAAGAAGCAATGCATTTTGGTTGGGGGAAAAATGATTTGGAT GAGGAGGATAAAGAGAATTCACATAGCACAAATATTGATGATGTTGAGTTGATTATTGATGACGAAATTGACAAAAATCGTCATAGGAATGAACATCATGAAGAAAGACATCATGAAGAAAAACGTCAACAACAAGAAAAACCGACCATCATACGACAGGAAATCAAGAGGGAAGACAGTGAACGGAGCTCACGGAGTGGTGGAGGAAATGACATCTCTCGACGGACCTCCTTTAACAAAAGAAATCAAAAACCTGACATTCCACAGAACAGGGACCAGTCCATCCCAGACAAACCTTACGAACTCAATCATGATGATTCTCGTCGGTCTCAGAACTACGATCATGAAAATTCATCAACAAACTTACCAAATGTAAACTCTGGTTCATCTTCCTCACTTACATCTAATAGATACCCTTCAGGGACCCCATCATTGAATTTATCAGAACTGAAAAAACATAGGTCTGATAGTCGAAGCCGAGAGAATAGTGTGACGGCTGTCGACAGTGCTGTACAAGACATGTTCTTAAGTTCTCTTAACAACAGAAATAAATACAGCTCATCACCTTCACAAAGTAAAGATCAACATCAACATTCCAAAAACAATGGACATAATAATAATACGCCATACTATCCTAATGAAAGTATGAAGAAATTCAAAGCTCCTGGAGGTGCTCCTGTAGTAGGAGGAGAAGAGAAAGATGGATGTTGTAGTATCCTGTGA